The Mangifera indica cultivar Alphonso chromosome 8, CATAS_Mindica_2.1, whole genome shotgun sequence genome has a window encoding:
- the LOC123222555 gene encoding 4-coumarate--CoA ligase-like 9, whose amino-acid sequence MDKNLSPHIDPKSGFNSITKTFHSLRPPIDLPQEHTPLSAAEYAFSLLAKSPWPHHESLALINSLTAQSISYSEFTRRTKCLAAYLQKVSRLSKNDTAFILSPISIQVPILYFSLLSLGVVISPANPLSTQSEISRLVQLSKPVIAFATSSTVHKLPKLKHQTILIDSSEFESMMMSAKHEFDHVKVRQSDLATIMYSSGTTGNVKGVMLTHRNLIAQVASSYASRQERQSPLVTLYTMPYFHMIGFIFSLRSVALSETVMVMESFDLKKMLKAVEEFRVTRLVFPRPVVVALSKGGLTDGYDLSSVETVVSGAAPLGKDAIAAFTARFPKIVLGQGYGLTETAGGIFLTKGPEEAKPWGSTGRLSGSFEAKIVDPEMGEAFPPCKEGELWVKGPSVMKGYLGDEESTSATLLSNGWLKTGDICYINEDGFLFVVDRLKELIKYRGYQVAPAELEQLLISHPDIIDAAVIGYPDKESGEVPMAFVVRQPQSTLSEAEIMDFVAKQVAPYKKIRRVAFFNSIPKSAAGKILRRELRKVSAKPGTFSKL is encoded by the exons ATGGACAAGAATTTAAGCCCACACATCGACCCAAAGAGTGGTTTCAATTCCATTACCAAGACCTTTCACAGTCTCAGACCTCCCATTGATCTTCCTCAAGAACACACTCCGCTCTCAGCTGCTGAATACGCTTTCTCACTGCTAGCCAAGTCTCCATGGCCTCATCATGAATCCCTGGCTTTAATCAACTCCCTCACTGCTCAAAGTATTTCCTACTCTGAGTTCACTCGCAGAACAAAGTGCCTGGCCGCTTATTTGCAGAAAGTAAGCCGGCTATCCAAAAACGACACCGCTTTTATACTCTCTCCGATCTCCATCCAAGTACCGATCCTCTACTTTTCCCTTCTCTCACTAGGTGTAGTCATCTCTCCGGCTAACCCTCTCAGCACTCAGTCAGAGATTTCTCGCCTAGTTCAGTTATCGAAGCCTGTGATTGCATTCGCCACGTCATCAACTGTTCACAAACTCCCTAAACTCAAACACCAGACAATCCTGATCGATTCTTCTGAATTCGAGTCCATGATGATGAGTGCAAAACATGAATTTGATCACGTTAAAGTTAGACAATCCGATTTGGCAACGATCATGTACTCCTCCGGAACAACCGGAAATGTCAAGGGAGTGATGTTGACTCATAGAAACTTAATAGCGCAAGTTGCGAGCTCGTATGCATCTCGGCAAGAGCGACAGTCCCCATTAGTTACGTTGTATACGATGCCCTATTTTCACATGATCGGTTTCATTTTCAGTCTGAGATCGGTGGCGTTGAGTGAGACAGTGATGGTGATGGAGAGTTTTGATTTAAAGAAGATGTTGAAGGCTGTAGAGGAGTTTAGGGTAACACGCTTGGTTTTTCCCCGACCGGTGGTTGTAGCATTGTCAAAGGGTGGTTTAACGGACGGCTATGATTTGAGCTCAGTCGAGACTGTAGTAAGTGGCGCAGCTCCACTTGGAAAGGATGCCATTGCAGCATTTACCGCGAGATTCCCAAAAATCGTGTTAGGTCAG GGTTACGGATTGACCGAAACGGCTGGAGGGATTTTTTTGACAAAAGGTCCAGAAGAAGCAAAGCCCTGGGGCTCAACAGGGAGGCTTTCGGGGAGTTTTGAAGCAAAAATTGTGGATCCAGAAATGGGTGAAGCCTTTCCTCCTTGCAAAGAAGGGGAACTGTGGGTTAAAGGCCCCTCTGTAATGAAag GCTACCTTGGGGACGAGGAGTCAACTTCTGCTACTTTGTTATCTAATGGGTGGTTGAAGACAGGTGATATATGCTACATTAATGAGGATGGTTTCCTTTTTGTGGTGGATAGACTCAAGGAACTAATTAAATACAGGGGATATCAG GTGGCTCCAGCAGAACTAGAGCAACTGCTTATTTCTCACCCAGACATAATTGATGCTGCAGTAATAGG ATACCCAGATAAAGAATCCGGTGAAGTACCAATGGCTTTTGTGGTAAGACAGCCCCAAAGCACCCTTAGCGAAGCAGAAATCATGGATTTTGTTGCTAAACAG GTTGCACCATACAAGAAAATAAGGCGTGTAGCGTTTTTCAATTCCATACCCAAGAGTGCGGCGGGCAAAATTTTGAGAAGAGAGCTGAGAAAAGTTTCTGCGAAACCGGGGACTTTTTCAAAGCTGTAA
- the LOC123222982 gene encoding kelch repeat-containing protein At3g27220-like isoform X2, with translation MLPMLRDSVAVENKTERVPERSLSATFADLPAPELEWEQMPSAPVPRLDGASIQIKNLFYVFAGYETSDHVHSHVDVYNFTANKWVDRFDMPKEMANSHLGMVSDGRYIYVVSGQYGPQCRGPTARTFVLDTETRKWHNMPPLPSPRYAPATQLWRGRLHVMGGSKENRHTPGLEHWSIAVKDGKAIEKEWQTEIPIPRGGPHRACIVFKDRLFVIGGQEGDFMAKPGSPIFKCSRRREVVYGDVYMLDEEMKWKTLPPMPKPNSHIECSWVFVNNSIIIAGGTTEKHPVTKRMILVGEVFQFHLDSLTWSVIGKLPYRVKTTLTGFWDGWLYFTSGQRDRGPDNPQPRKIIGEMWRTKLHL, from the exons ATGCTACCAATGTTG AGAGATTCGGTGGCTGTGGAAAATAAAACAGAGAGGGTTCCCGAGAGATCACTATCAGCAACTTTTGCTGATTTACCAGCACCAGAATTGGAATGGGAGCAAATGCCATCAGCACCTGTGCCACGTCTTGATGGAGCATCAATTCAGATTAAGAATCTTTTTTATGTCTTTGCCGGATATGAAACTTCTGACCAT GTGCATTCTCATGTAGATGTATACAATTTCACAGCAAATAAATGGGTAGACAGATTTGATATGCCTAAAGAGATGGCAAATTCTCATTTGGGTATGGTAAGCGATGGAAGATACATATATGTAGTCTCAGGGCAATATGGCCCTCAATGCAGAGGCCCTACAGCTCGTACATTCGTTCTTGACACTGAGACGAGGAAATGGCACAACATGCCTCCATTACCATCTCCCAG GTATGCTCCTGCTACTCAATTATGGAGAGGCCGACTTCATGTGATGGGAGGCAGCAAAGAGAATCGCCACACGCCTGGATTGGAACACTGGAGTATTGCTGTTAAGGATGGCAAAGCAATAGAGAAAGAGTGGCAGACAGAAATTCCTATTCCTCGTGGAGGGCCTCATAG GGCTTGTATTGTGTTTAAAGATCGGCTTTTTGTTATTGGTGGTCAAGAGGGTGATTTTATGGCCAAACCTGGATCACCTATTTTCAAATGTTCACGCAGGCGTGAG GTAGTTTATGGTGACGTTTATATGTTGGATGAGGAAATGAAATGGAAAACATTACCTCCAATGCCAAAACCCAATTCTCATATAGAGTGTTCTTGGGTATTTGTCAATAATTCGATCATCATAGCAGGAGGTACAACAGAAAAGCACCCAGTGACCAAAAGGATGATCCTGGTTGGGGAGGTGTTCCAGTTTCATTTAGATTCACTG ACATGGTCTGTGATCGGAAAGCTTCCATACCGAGTGAAAACAACCTTGACTGGTTTTTGGGATGGATGGTTGTATTTCACATCTGGGCAGCGAGATAGAGGACCTGATAATCCACAACCAAGGAAGATCATTGGAGAAATGTGGAGAACGAAGCTGCATTTATAA
- the LOC123222982 gene encoding kelch repeat-containing protein At3g27220-like isoform X1 translates to MNMARFIHHNNKHTYTKTFLLLSCLGLIGAAIILHVIWASSSYSSAYLSIASKWAIEKSRFIVVPNVNATNVGQRDSVAVENKTERVPERSLSATFADLPAPELEWEQMPSAPVPRLDGASIQIKNLFYVFAGYETSDHVHSHVDVYNFTANKWVDRFDMPKEMANSHLGMVSDGRYIYVVSGQYGPQCRGPTARTFVLDTETRKWHNMPPLPSPRYAPATQLWRGRLHVMGGSKENRHTPGLEHWSIAVKDGKAIEKEWQTEIPIPRGGPHRACIVFKDRLFVIGGQEGDFMAKPGSPIFKCSRRREVVYGDVYMLDEEMKWKTLPPMPKPNSHIECSWVFVNNSIIIAGGTTEKHPVTKRMILVGEVFQFHLDSLTWSVIGKLPYRVKTTLTGFWDGWLYFTSGQRDRGPDNPQPRKIIGEMWRTKLHL, encoded by the exons ATGAACATGGCCAGATTTATCCACCACAACAACAAACATACGTATACAAAAACATTTTTGCTTCTTTCTTGTCTTGGTCTCATAGGAGCTGCGATCATTTTACATGTCATTTGGGcatcttcttcttattcttctgCATATTTATCAATCGCATCCAAATGGGCTATTGAGAAATCGAGGTTCATAGTTGTGCCAAACGTTAATGCTACCAATGTTGGTCAG AGAGATTCGGTGGCTGTGGAAAATAAAACAGAGAGGGTTCCCGAGAGATCACTATCAGCAACTTTTGCTGATTTACCAGCACCAGAATTGGAATGGGAGCAAATGCCATCAGCACCTGTGCCACGTCTTGATGGAGCATCAATTCAGATTAAGAATCTTTTTTATGTCTTTGCCGGATATGAAACTTCTGACCAT GTGCATTCTCATGTAGATGTATACAATTTCACAGCAAATAAATGGGTAGACAGATTTGATATGCCTAAAGAGATGGCAAATTCTCATTTGGGTATGGTAAGCGATGGAAGATACATATATGTAGTCTCAGGGCAATATGGCCCTCAATGCAGAGGCCCTACAGCTCGTACATTCGTTCTTGACACTGAGACGAGGAAATGGCACAACATGCCTCCATTACCATCTCCCAG GTATGCTCCTGCTACTCAATTATGGAGAGGCCGACTTCATGTGATGGGAGGCAGCAAAGAGAATCGCCACACGCCTGGATTGGAACACTGGAGTATTGCTGTTAAGGATGGCAAAGCAATAGAGAAAGAGTGGCAGACAGAAATTCCTATTCCTCGTGGAGGGCCTCATAG GGCTTGTATTGTGTTTAAAGATCGGCTTTTTGTTATTGGTGGTCAAGAGGGTGATTTTATGGCCAAACCTGGATCACCTATTTTCAAATGTTCACGCAGGCGTGAG GTAGTTTATGGTGACGTTTATATGTTGGATGAGGAAATGAAATGGAAAACATTACCTCCAATGCCAAAACCCAATTCTCATATAGAGTGTTCTTGGGTATTTGTCAATAATTCGATCATCATAGCAGGAGGTACAACAGAAAAGCACCCAGTGACCAAAAGGATGATCCTGGTTGGGGAGGTGTTCCAGTTTCATTTAGATTCACTG ACATGGTCTGTGATCGGAAAGCTTCCATACCGAGTGAAAACAACCTTGACTGGTTTTTGGGATGGATGGTTGTATTTCACATCTGGGCAGCGAGATAGAGGACCTGATAATCCACAACCAAGGAAGATCATTGGAGAAATGTGGAGAACGAAGCTGCATTTATAA